A single genomic interval of Candidatus Zixiibacteriota bacterium harbors:
- a CDS encoding NRDE family protein, producing MCTLALYYRISSEFPLIVAANRDERYDRPSSPPATLGTYPAVVAGVDLRAGGTWLGANSHGLVAGILNRREQQAAADDGDARSRGLLCLELLRLRSAGEARAALPGHERFHYRPFVLVWADRDQAWTACNDRDTIRAVELTEGLHLFSNRADEAAGRGKVERARALFEELLPRLREGARSIPEIVGGLHRALREHDGPAEDAAPADAVCAHGEASGTVSSSIVLFAARAGELRTFYCPGPPCRNGFTEAPALRVE from the coding sequence GTGTGCACGCTCGCGCTCTACTACCGGATCTCCTCCGAGTTTCCCCTGATCGTCGCCGCGAACCGCGATGAACGCTACGATCGTCCTTCGAGCCCCCCGGCGACGCTCGGGACGTACCCGGCGGTGGTTGCCGGCGTCGACTTGCGCGCCGGGGGAACCTGGCTCGGGGCGAACAGCCACGGCCTGGTGGCGGGAATCCTGAATCGGCGCGAGCAGCAGGCGGCCGCAGACGACGGTGACGCCCGCTCGCGCGGCCTTCTCTGTCTGGAGCTGTTGCGGCTGCGGAGCGCCGGCGAAGCGCGGGCCGCCCTCCCCGGCCACGAGCGCTTCCATTACCGTCCCTTCGTGCTCGTTTGGGCCGACCGCGACCAGGCCTGGACGGCGTGCAACGACCGGGATACCATCCGCGCGGTCGAGCTGACCGAGGGGCTGCACCTGTTCAGCAACCGCGCGGACGAGGCCGCCGGGCGGGGCAAGGTCGAGCGCGCGCGAGCGCTGTTCGAGGAGCTGCTTCCCCGCCTGAGAGAGGGCGCGCGCTCGATCCCCGAGATCGTGGGCGGGTTGCATCGGGCGCTGCGCGAGCACGACGGCCCGGCCGAAGACGCCGCTCCCGCCGATGCCGTGTGCGCTCACGGCGAGGCGTCGGGGACGGTCTCTTCGAGCATCGTCCTCTTCGCCGCGCGAGCGGGCGAGCTGCGCACGTTCTATTGTCCTGGGCCGCCGTGCCGGAACGGCTTCACCGAGGCTCCGGCTCTCAGGGTCGAATGA
- a CDS encoding MoxR family ATPase, whose protein sequence is MFRSVDDVISRLGSQGYICSKNVATVVYLGASLRKPILVEGPAGVGKTELGKVMARALDLELIRLQCYEGLDEAKALYEWEYAKQLLYTQMLKDKIGEIVGEARTLQQAVDCIARQDGVFFSDRFLLPRPLLRAIRADDPAVLLIDEVDKSDAEFEAFLLEVLSDFQITVPEIGTIKARHQPLVVLTSNNTREMSDALKRRCLHLYIDFPDAAREAEIVKLKVPEASERLAQEVVQLIQRVRKLDLKKTPSISETLDWVKALTLLNVERLDHALVADTLSALVKHEADVRKAQAELQSYLAERRAAAGAAASRDKDHLH, encoded by the coding sequence ATGTTTCGATCGGTTGACGACGTCATTTCGCGCCTGGGAAGCCAGGGCTACATCTGCAGCAAGAACGTGGCGACCGTGGTCTACCTCGGCGCCAGCCTGCGGAAACCCATTCTCGTCGAAGGACCGGCCGGCGTCGGCAAGACCGAGCTGGGCAAGGTCATGGCGCGCGCCCTCGACCTTGAGCTGATCCGGCTGCAGTGCTACGAGGGTCTCGACGAGGCCAAGGCGCTCTACGAGTGGGAATACGCGAAGCAGCTTCTCTACACCCAGATGCTCAAGGACAAGATCGGCGAGATCGTCGGCGAGGCGCGCACGCTGCAGCAGGCGGTCGACTGCATCGCCCGGCAGGACGGCGTGTTTTTCTCGGATCGCTTCCTGCTGCCGCGGCCGCTGCTGCGCGCGATCCGCGCCGACGACCCGGCGGTGCTCCTGATCGACGAGGTCGACAAGTCCGACGCCGAGTTCGAGGCCTTTCTCCTCGAGGTCCTGAGCGATTTTCAGATCACGGTTCCGGAGATCGGCACGATCAAGGCCCGCCACCAGCCTCTGGTCGTGCTCACGAGCAACAACACGCGGGAGATGTCGGACGCCCTCAAGCGACGCTGCCTTCATCTCTACATCGACTTCCCGGACGCCGCGCGCGAGGCGGAGATCGTCAAGCTCAAGGTGCCGGAGGCGTCGGAGCGGCTGGCGCAGGAAGTCGTCCAGCTGATCCAGCGCGTGCGCAAGCTCGACCTCAAGAAAACGCCGAGCATCAGCGAGACCCTCGACTGGGTCAAGGCGCTGACGCTGCTCAACGTCGAGCGCCTCGACCACGCGCTGGTCGCGGATACGCTTTCCGCCCTGGTCAAGCACGAAGCCGACGTCCGCAAGGCTCAGGCCGAGCTCCAGAGCTACCTCGCGGAGCGCCGGGCGGCTGCCGGAGCGGCGGCGTCCCGCGACAAGGACCACCTGCACTGA
- a CDS encoding tetratricopeptide repeat protein, producing MPTASKRVSRKELREPDKFLIVTGKALEFVRRRKIPIALAVGLLVLAALGGLAFNAYKDRQNALAAPHFERALERYHAGNYKEALSALEKVKDFRWSRYAALAYLYEANTYVATGELDKALTAAQRFLAAAPADSLYRQIALITLADVESLKGMSREAVGHYAEAEKIPGPLREQALIGKARNYARAGDPKAAIAAYRQLLGENPPPDISTRIELEIARLESQPGTPPQTP from the coding sequence ATGCCGACCGCAAGCAAGAGAGTCAGCCGAAAGGAGCTGCGCGAACCCGACAAATTCCTGATTGTGACCGGCAAGGCGCTGGAGTTCGTCCGGCGCCGCAAGATCCCGATTGCGCTGGCGGTCGGGCTCCTCGTTCTGGCCGCCCTCGGCGGCCTCGCGTTCAACGCCTACAAGGATAGGCAGAATGCGCTTGCTGCACCCCATTTCGAGCGGGCGCTGGAGCGCTATCATGCCGGCAACTACAAAGAAGCCCTCTCCGCGCTCGAAAAGGTCAAGGACTTTCGCTGGTCGCGTTACGCGGCCCTGGCGTACCTGTACGAGGCCAACACCTACGTCGCCACCGGCGAGCTCGACAAAGCCCTTACGGCCGCGCAGCGTTTTCTGGCTGCCGCTCCTGCGGACTCCCTTTACCGCCAGATCGCGCTGATCACGCTCGCGGACGTCGAAAGCCTCAAGGGAATGTCACGGGAAGCCGTCGGCCACTACGCCGAAGCCGAAAAGATCCCGGGTCCACTGCGGGAGCAGGCGCTGATCGGCAAGGCCCGGAATTATGCCCGTGCCGGCGACCCTAAAGCCGCAATCGCCGCCTACCGCCAGCTTTTGGGTGAGAACCCGCCCCCCGACATCTCCACCCGAATCGAGCTCGAGATCGCCCGCCTCGAAAGTCAGCCTGGCACGCCGCCACAAACGCCCTGA
- a CDS encoding cofactor-independent phosphoglycerate mutase has translation MKYIILQGDGMADYPVASLGGKTPLEAARTPRMDWLARRGVFGIAHVIPEGFPPGSDVGNMSIMGYDPRRYHTGRSPLEAASMGVALGPQDVAFRCNLVTLSGCGSDAVMEDFTAGHIGSDEAAELIGTLAAKLGGDGIEFFPGVSYRHLMVWRGGKKDMETTPPHDITDRPVAAYLPRGDGADRLLDLMRASEPILATHPVNRERERQGRRPATSIWLWGQGRAPALPPLRERFGITGGVISAVDIINGLGSYAGLERIRVPGITGFLDTNYRGKGEYGVRSLEKNDLVFIHVEAIDEAGHMGDAGKKIQAIEDFDEKVVGTVLDGMAGRTDWRLLLMPDHPTAIALKTHVAEPVPFVLFSAAAARDNGPVRYNETDARRTGIVVTQAYRLMEALIEGREPWTET, from the coding sequence GTGAAGTACATCATCCTACAGGGCGACGGCATGGCCGACTATCCGGTGGCGAGCCTCGGCGGAAAAACGCCGCTCGAGGCCGCGCGCACCCCGCGCATGGACTGGCTCGCGCGCCGGGGCGTATTCGGCATCGCCCACGTGATTCCCGAAGGTTTTCCGCCCGGAAGCGACGTGGGCAACATGAGCATCATGGGCTACGATCCGAGGCGCTACCACACGGGGCGCTCACCGCTGGAGGCCGCGAGCATGGGAGTGGCGCTCGGCCCGCAGGACGTGGCCTTCCGCTGCAACCTCGTCACGCTTTCCGGATGCGGCAGTGACGCCGTGATGGAGGATTTCACCGCCGGTCACATCGGCAGCGACGAGGCCGCGGAGCTGATCGGTACGCTCGCCGCGAAGCTCGGAGGCGACGGGATCGAGTTCTTCCCCGGGGTGAGCTACCGCCATCTGATGGTCTGGCGCGGCGGCAAAAAGGACATGGAGACCACGCCGCCGCACGACATCACGGATCGTCCGGTCGCCGCCTATCTCCCGCGGGGCGACGGCGCCGACAGGCTGCTGGACCTCATGCGGGCATCCGAGCCGATCCTGGCTACGCACCCGGTGAACCGGGAGCGCGAGCGGCAGGGCCGCCGACCGGCGACGTCGATCTGGCTCTGGGGGCAAGGAAGGGCCCCGGCGCTGCCGCCGCTGCGGGAGCGTTTCGGGATCACCGGCGGCGTGATCTCGGCGGTGGACATCATCAACGGCCTCGGCTCTTACGCCGGCCTGGAACGGATCCGGGTCCCTGGAATCACCGGCTTCCTCGACACCAATTATCGGGGCAAAGGGGAATATGGAGTCCGCTCCCTGGAGAAGAACGATCTGGTCTTCATCCACGTCGAGGCGATCGACGAGGCCGGCCACATGGGCGATGCCGGAAAGAAAATCCAGGCGATCGAGGATTTCGACGAAAAGGTCGTCGGCACCGTGCTGGACGGCATGGCGGGGAGAACGGACTGGCGACTGCTGTTGATGCCCGATCACCCGACGGCGATCGCGCTCAAAACGCACGTCGCCGAGCCGGTTCCCTTCGTGCTCTTCTCCGCCGCCGCCGCTCGCGACAACGGCCCGGTGCGCTACAACGAGACGGATGCGCGCAGGACCGGAATCGTGGTCACCCAAGCGTACCGCTTGATGGAAGCGTTGATCGAAGGGAGGGAACCGTGGACCGAAACCTAG
- the miaB gene encoding tRNA (N6-isopentenyl adenosine(37)-C2)-methylthiotransferase MiaB produces the protein MKRLYVQTYGCQMNQYDSERIVQVMRRAGYAPTDRAETADLIVLNTCSVRDKAEQKVYSAVGTWRELKEQNRDLIIGVGGCVAQQEGERLLKRMPHLDLVFGTHNIHKLPEMVLRVRTARERPVETAFYRDPDYMEDPEGRTRVDGPQAFVTVMQGCNKVCSFCVVPHTRGREVSRPSDRIVAEIRALAAQGVKEVVLLGQNVNSYGKTSPGELSFAGLLARVNEIDGLARIRFTTSHPQDLSAELIEAYAELDKLCEHLHLPVQSGNDAVLQRMRRGYSRAEYLDRIARLRDRCPEIALSTDIIVGFPGETEAEFEDTLELLDEVQYDEIFSFMYSPRPQTVSARLYEDDVAEEIKKERLLKVQNLQREISLRRNRERIGAVEEVLVEGESRKKNGQLTGRARSNRIVNFDGPEELTGALVAVRITGATANSLLGEMQETELVSDFKPERDGAR, from the coding sequence ATGAAGAGGCTCTACGTCCAGACCTACGGCTGCCAGATGAACCAGTACGACTCCGAGCGGATCGTGCAGGTGATGCGCCGCGCCGGCTACGCGCCCACGGACCGCGCCGAAACCGCGGATCTGATCGTGCTCAACACCTGCAGCGTGCGCGACAAGGCCGAGCAAAAGGTCTACAGCGCGGTCGGCACCTGGCGGGAGCTCAAGGAGCAGAACCGCGATCTGATCATCGGCGTCGGGGGCTGCGTGGCGCAGCAGGAAGGCGAGCGGCTGCTCAAGCGCATGCCGCACCTCGACCTTGTCTTCGGCACGCACAACATCCACAAGCTGCCCGAGATGGTGCTCCGCGTCCGGACCGCCCGCGAGCGGCCGGTCGAGACCGCTTTCTACCGCGACCCCGACTACATGGAGGACCCCGAGGGCCGCACGCGGGTGGATGGACCTCAGGCGTTCGTCACCGTGATGCAGGGCTGCAACAAGGTCTGCAGCTTCTGCGTGGTACCTCACACCCGCGGGCGCGAGGTGAGCCGCCCCAGCGACCGGATCGTCGCGGAGATTCGCGCGCTCGCCGCCCAGGGCGTCAAGGAGGTCGTGCTCCTGGGGCAGAACGTCAACTCCTACGGCAAGACGTCGCCGGGGGAGCTGAGCTTTGCCGGATTGCTCGCGCGGGTCAACGAGATCGACGGCCTCGCGCGCATCCGCTTCACGACCTCGCACCCGCAGGACCTTTCGGCGGAGCTGATCGAGGCGTACGCCGAGCTCGACAAGCTCTGCGAGCACCTGCACCTGCCGGTGCAGTCGGGGAACGACGCGGTCCTCCAGCGGATGCGCCGCGGTTACAGCCGCGCCGAGTACCTCGATCGGATCGCGCGCCTGCGCGACCGCTGTCCGGAAATCGCCCTCAGCACGGACATCATCGTGGGATTTCCCGGCGAGACCGAAGCGGAGTTCGAGGACACCCTAGAATTGCTGGATGAAGTGCAGTATGATGAGATCTTCTCGTTCATGTACTCGCCGCGACCCCAGACCGTCTCGGCGAGGCTCTACGAGGACGACGTGGCGGAGGAAATCAAGAAGGAACGGCTCCTGAAGGTGCAGAACCTGCAGCGCGAGATTTCCCTGCGGCGCAACCGCGAGCGGATCGGCGCCGTCGAGGAAGTGCTCGTCGAGGGGGAGTCCCGAAAGAAGAACGGACAGCTGACGGGCCGGGCACGCAGCAACCGGATCGTTAACTTCGACGGGCCGGAAGAGCTGACGGGGGCCCTGGTCGCCGTCCGCATCACGGGTGCAACCGCGAATTCGTTGCTGGGGGAGATGCAGGAAACAGAGCTTGTTTCGGATTTCAAGCCAGAAAGGGACGGGGCAAGATGA
- a CDS encoding FAD/NAD(P)-binding oxidoreductase — MNGRKRIVILGGGCGGVVAATRLGRLLGADHDVVLIDRRAEHIFMPAFLFLMIGRRTPSDISRSLSHLGKRNVKLIRSEIVGIDPVRQEVVLQNEKVGYDHLIVSLGLQTRPDLVPGFAEASLHPWEMESALKLRDALASFRGGRIVVGVPLGPYRCPPAPYETQWLIDEYFRQRGIRERVQIEYFTREPEPTGEAHDPVVWMDAESKRRGIKQNYEFVVHSIDPRKKVVYGLYGYSLPYDLLVMVPPHRPAQVLLDSGLAETENGIRVDYDTLRTKWENVYAIGDCADMPASKAGGVAHQEADVLAHNLAVEITGKGRPVDLWLHTI; from the coding sequence TTGAACGGGCGAAAGAGAATCGTCATCCTGGGCGGAGGTTGCGGCGGCGTGGTTGCAGCCACGCGCCTCGGGCGGCTCCTCGGCGCGGACCACGATGTCGTGCTGATCGACCGGCGGGCCGAGCACATCTTCATGCCCGCCTTCCTGTTCCTCATGATCGGCCGGCGGACTCCCTCGGACATCAGTCGCAGCCTCTCGCACCTCGGGAAGAGAAACGTCAAACTGATCCGCTCGGAAATCGTAGGGATCGATCCCGTGCGCCAGGAGGTGGTTCTCCAGAACGAAAAAGTGGGGTACGACCACCTTATCGTCTCGCTCGGCCTGCAGACTCGACCCGACCTGGTGCCGGGCTTCGCGGAGGCCTCGCTCCATCCCTGGGAAATGGAGAGCGCCTTGAAGCTTCGAGACGCCCTCGCCTCGTTTCGCGGCGGGCGGATCGTGGTAGGCGTCCCGCTCGGGCCGTACCGCTGCCCGCCGGCGCCGTACGAGACGCAGTGGCTGATCGACGAGTATTTCCGCCAGCGCGGCATCCGGGAGCGTGTGCAGATCGAGTATTTCACCCGCGAGCCCGAGCCCACCGGCGAGGCGCACGATCCCGTCGTGTGGATGGACGCGGAGAGCAAGCGCCGCGGCATCAAGCAGAATTACGAGTTCGTGGTTCACTCCATCGACCCGCGGAAAAAGGTCGTCTACGGCCTTTACGGCTACAGTCTTCCTTACGATCTGCTGGTCATGGTGCCGCCGCATCGGCCGGCGCAGGTCCTGCTGGACAGCGGGCTTGCCGAGACGGAAAACGGCATCCGGGTCGACTACGACACGCTTCGCACGAAGTGGGAAAACGTCTACGCGATCGGCGACTGTGCCGACATGCCGGCCTCGAAAGCCGGAGGCGTGGCGCACCAGGAGGCCGACGTCCTGGCTCACAACCTGGCGGTCGAGATCACGGGTAAAGGGAGGCCCGTCGATCTCTGGCTGCACACGATATGA
- a CDS encoding VWA domain-containing protein, with translation MQDRLLEFAGILRRNGIRVSLAENVDALSALELVGVADPALFRAALRATLVKRAADMESFEELFDAFFYGLGHILRDTDRRLMEALGLSPRELQEVLERLQRLIQESGAELSELARALLTGDGAVLERLLREAVGEAAAESPEGFRLAPFTRTAALLQTDRLQDEIDRLKALLRRGGAGGDGDLLIRYLDQRLKDLYRMLREAVRQEQRKRGLDAVDRDRRVSFAEKSFAYYTEEDIRRMNEAVARLARRFKNRLSVRRKRAARGRFNLKRTLRRSLCFGGVPFAVALDRRRKTKPQVFVLCDVSDSVLNASRFMLQFVYSVQDLYSKVRSFIFVSDIGEVTKLFEENDIHRAVEAALRGDVIDVYSHSNFGRAFELFYRRYFPALDGRTTVLIIGDGRNNYNRPNDWVLREIRRKAKQLIWLNPESRTTWGVGDSEMPRYQSHCHVAEECRNLNQLSKLVDAIVP, from the coding sequence ATGCAGGACCGTCTCCTCGAGTTCGCCGGAATCTTGCGCCGCAACGGGATTCGCGTCTCTCTGGCGGAGAACGTCGACGCGCTGAGCGCCCTGGAGCTCGTGGGCGTAGCCGACCCGGCGCTGTTTCGCGCGGCCCTGCGGGCCACCCTGGTGAAGCGCGCCGCGGATATGGAGTCCTTCGAAGAGCTTTTCGACGCGTTTTTCTACGGGCTGGGACACATTCTGCGCGACACGGACCGGCGGCTCATGGAAGCGTTGGGGCTGAGCCCGCGCGAGCTGCAGGAGGTGCTCGAGCGGCTTCAGCGGCTCATCCAGGAGTCCGGCGCGGAGCTTTCGGAGCTGGCGCGAGCGCTTCTCACCGGCGACGGTGCCGTGCTCGAGCGCCTGCTCCGCGAGGCCGTAGGCGAAGCCGCCGCCGAATCGCCGGAGGGGTTTCGCCTGGCGCCCTTCACCCGCACAGCCGCTCTGCTGCAAACCGACCGCCTGCAGGATGAGATCGACCGGCTCAAGGCGCTGCTGCGGCGCGGCGGGGCCGGCGGCGACGGCGATCTGTTGATCCGCTATCTCGATCAGCGGCTCAAGGACCTCTACCGCATGCTGCGCGAGGCCGTGCGGCAGGAGCAGCGCAAGCGCGGCCTCGACGCCGTCGATCGCGACCGCCGGGTCTCGTTCGCGGAGAAGAGCTTCGCGTACTACACGGAGGAGGACATCCGGCGCATGAACGAAGCGGTCGCCCGCCTCGCCCGGCGCTTCAAAAACCGCCTCTCGGTCCGGCGCAAGCGCGCCGCCCGCGGGCGCTTCAACCTCAAGCGCACGCTGCGCCGCAGCCTGTGCTTCGGCGGGGTGCCGTTCGCCGTGGCGCTCGACCGGCGGCGGAAAACCAAGCCGCAGGTCTTCGTGCTCTGCGACGTTTCGGATTCCGTGTTGAACGCCTCCCGCTTCATGTTACAATTCGTCTATTCGGTGCAGGATCTGTACTCCAAAGTCCGCAGCTTCATCTTCGTAAGCGACATCGGCGAAGTCACGAAATTGTTCGAGGAGAACGACATCCACCGGGCGGTCGAGGCGGCCCTGCGCGGAGACGTGATCGACGTCTACTCGCACTCGAACTTCGGGCGCGCCTTCGAGCTGTTTTACCGGCGCTACTTCCCCGCGCTCGACGGGCGGACCACGGTCCTGATCATCGGCGACGGCCGCAACAACTACAACCGCCCCAACGACTGGGTTCTGCGGGAGATCCGGCGCAAGGCGAAGCAGCTCATCTGGTTGAACCCGGAGAGCCGGACGACGTGGGGCGTGGGGGACAGCGAGATGCCGCGCTATCAATCGCACTGCCACGTCGCCGAAGAATGCCGCAACCTCAACCAGCTCTCGAAGCTCGTCGACGCGATCGTTCCATGA
- the glpX gene encoding class II fructose-bisphosphatase: MDRNLALEAVRVTEAAALSCARLTGRGDETAADQAAVDAMRRAFDALAIDGTVVIGEGERDEAPMLYIGEKVGSGGPKVDIALDPLEGTTICATGAPNALSVIAMADAGNLLHCPDTYMEKIAVGPAGKGVVDLDKSPTENLHALAEAKRCRVEDLTVIILSRPRHEAIIQEVRRAGARIRLIGDGDVSAAIATTKPETGIDMLLGIGGAPEGVLAAAALRCVGGDMQGRLKPRNEAEVERAKSMGIRDINHKFSLEELAGGDVMFAATGVTDGDYLRGVHFFPGGATTQSVVMRSKTRTVRVINATHYFDHKPNY; this comes from the coding sequence GTGGACCGAAACCTAGCTCTGGAAGCCGTTCGAGTCACCGAAGCGGCCGCTCTCAGCTGCGCCCGGCTCACGGGCCGAGGGGACGAGACGGCCGCGGACCAGGCCGCCGTCGACGCCATGCGGCGCGCCTTCGACGCCCTGGCGATCGACGGCACCGTCGTGATCGGGGAGGGGGAGCGCGACGAGGCGCCGATGCTCTACATCGGCGAAAAAGTGGGCTCGGGAGGGCCGAAGGTGGATATCGCGCTCGACCCGCTGGAAGGCACCACGATCTGCGCCACCGGAGCCCCCAACGCGCTCTCCGTGATCGCGATGGCCGACGCCGGAAACCTGCTCCATTGTCCCGACACCTACATGGAAAAGATCGCCGTGGGACCGGCGGGCAAGGGGGTGGTGGACCTGGACAAGAGCCCGACCGAGAACCTCCACGCCCTGGCCGAAGCCAAGCGCTGCCGGGTCGAGGATCTCACGGTCATCATCCTTTCGCGGCCGCGCCACGAGGCGATCATCCAGGAAGTGCGCAGAGCGGGGGCCCGCATCCGGCTGATCGGGGACGGGGACGTCTCCGCCGCCATCGCCACCACCAAGCCGGAGACCGGCATCGATATGCTGCTCGGAATCGGCGGCGCGCCGGAAGGGGTTCTGGCCGCGGCGGCGCTGCGTTGCGTGGGAGGGGACATGCAGGGCAGGCTCAAGCCGCGCAACGAGGCCGAGGTCGAGCGGGCGAAGAGCATGGGCATCCGCGACATCAACCACAAATTCTCGCTCGAGGAGCTGGCCGGAGGCGACGTGATGTTCGCCGCCACCGGCGTGACCGACGGGGACTACCTGCGGGGCGTGCACTTCTTTCCCGGCGGAGCCACCACGCAGTCGGTCGTGATGCGCTCGAAAACGCGGACCGTGCGCGTGATCAACGCGACGCACTATTTCGATCACAAGCCGAACTACTAG
- a CDS encoding ABC transporter substrate-binding protein, translating into MAFKIAAVDLVSNTCFPALAAQELGFYRAEGLDARVELVPMLGATRALREGTADAMIAGSVHDLLTEFPSWRGAKLVVALSQGTPWLLVVRASLAAERGDLGALKGLRLTAAQGPDLALRQLLLAGGLDPDRDLEIVELPGARARDVSFGVFAARALAEGRIDGFWANAMGSETAVQRGVGKILVDVRRGDDPGEVRRFTFAGMATTERLIAAEPESVAAAVRAVVRAQRALRAEPELAAEIGRRLFPEEAARLIPTVVKRDLPFYDPVIYEEAVAALNRFACAAGQLAAPVPYEQVVAVRYRPLWRA; encoded by the coding sequence ATGGCATTCAAGATTGCCGCGGTCGACCTCGTGAGCAACACCTGCTTCCCGGCTCTCGCCGCGCAGGAGCTCGGGTTCTACCGGGCCGAAGGGCTGGATGCTCGCGTCGAGCTGGTTCCCATGCTCGGAGCGACCCGGGCCCTGCGGGAAGGAACCGCCGATGCCATGATCGCCGGCTCGGTCCACGACCTGCTCACGGAGTTCCCCTCTTGGAGGGGAGCGAAGCTGGTGGTGGCGCTGTCGCAGGGAACGCCCTGGCTCCTGGTGGTGCGCGCGAGCCTCGCGGCCGAGCGTGGCGACCTCGGAGCGCTGAAGGGGCTTCGGCTCACCGCGGCGCAGGGACCCGATCTGGCGCTGCGCCAGCTCCTGCTCGCCGGCGGCCTCGATCCGGACCGCGACCTGGAGATCGTCGAGCTGCCCGGCGCCAGGGCACGCGACGTTTCCTTCGGCGTTTTCGCCGCCCGCGCGCTCGCGGAAGGCCGGATCGACGGCTTCTGGGCCAATGCAATGGGCAGCGAAACCGCCGTACAGCGCGGCGTGGGCAAGATCCTGGTCGATGTCCGGCGCGGCGACGATCCCGGGGAAGTCCGTCGCTTCACCTTCGCCGGGATGGCGACGACGGAGCGGCTCATCGCCGCGGAGCCCGAAAGCGTTGCCGCCGCGGTGCGCGCGGTGGTGAGGGCGCAGCGGGCGCTGCGGGCGGAGCCGGAGCTGGCCGCCGAGATCGGCCGACGGCTCTTCCCCGAGGAAGCCGCGAGGCTCATTCCCACCGTGGTCAAGCGCGACCTCCCGTTTTACGATCCGGTCATCTACGAAGAAGCGGTCGCCGCGCTCAACCGCTTCGCTTGCGCCGCGGGACAGCTGGCCGCTCCGGTCCCCTACGAGCAGGTAGTCGCAGTCCGCTATCGCCCGCTCTGGCGGGCCTGA
- a CDS encoding bifunctional nuclease family protein encodes MKREDSIQMSVGGLTLDPVTKTPIVILKDSENKLNLPIWIGLLEATAMATEIEGIKMARPMTHDLLKTILGEVGCKVESVEITELKENTYYALVYLAVAGRQLVIDSRPSDAIALALRTKSPIYVAKAVLEASSVLQQGEEGKEETVENVSNVSKEKWAEILEKLSPEDFKYKM; translated from the coding sequence ATGAAACGCGAAGATTCAATCCAGATGTCGGTGGGTGGACTCACGCTCGACCCGGTCACCAAAACGCCGATCGTGATCTTGAAGGACTCCGAAAACAAACTGAATCTTCCGATCTGGATCGGTTTGCTCGAAGCGACGGCGATGGCGACCGAGATCGAAGGCATCAAGATGGCCCGCCCGATGACGCATGATCTGTTGAAGACCATCCTCGGCGAGGTCGGTTGCAAGGTCGAGTCGGTCGAGATCACCGAGCTCAAGGAAAACACCTATTACGCGCTGGTCTACCTCGCGGTCGCGGGGCGGCAGCTCGTGATCGACTCCCGCCCGAGCGACGCCATCGCGCTGGCGCTTCGGACCAAGAGCCCGATCTATGTCGCCAAGGCCGTGCTCGAAGCCTCCAGCGTCCTGCAGCAGGGCGAGGAAGGCAAGGAAGAGACCGTCGAGAACGTCTCCAACGTCTCCAAGGAGAAGTGGGCTGAGATCCTGGAGAAGCTGAGCCCGGAGGACTTCAAGTACAAGATGTAG